GCCGGACCCCTTCACGCAAAGCGATTCGATCTCTCGTCCCAGAATATCGGTTTGGAGCGTCTTCACGGAGGTGTTCCCACCGCCATGCATTACCAAGTCGTCATCGCGCCCGATCAGGCGAGATGTATAGACCCGAAGGGCGATATCCTCTCCCCATTCCTTATAGCGTTCGCGATATTCCTGCGCTTCCTGATCTGACCAGAGGCTTTTCATCGTCCTCCTTTATAACGGAGGATTTACGAAAACGGCTAGGGTGAGATTTCAAGAAACCTGCTTCATTCCTGAACGAAGGGATTTTTGCCCTTTTTGGTGCGCACGCGCAGCCGTAAGGGCACCCCGACCCACCCGGCAGCCTCGCGCAGTCGATGGACGAGAAATCTCTGCCAGTTTTCAGGCAACTCCTCGCTGCCTGTGGTGAACAAGGCCACCTCCGGGGGCGAAGTCCGTGCCTGCGTCGCGTAGAGAATCCGCATGGGCCGCTTGCGGGCCGATAGTGGCGGCGGGTTCTCGTCTACCGCCGTCTCGACCAGCCGATTCAGGTCGGATGTGCCCAGTCTTCTCTCAAAAGCGTCGAGAACCTGATTGAGCGCTCGGATCAGAGTCGGAATCCCCCGCCCCGTCTTTGCGCTGATTTGCACCAGCGGCAGCGGCGGCCATTGCGGCAGCAGGTTCGCGATCTGCTCGTGACATTGCTCAGCTGCGAGACGCGGCGTGAGGTCCATCTTGTTGACGGCAATCACCAGTCCACGGCCCTTGCGCCAAGCCAGATCCGCAAGACGCAAGTCCTGATCGGTGACCCCCTGCTCGGCATCCAACAAAAGAATGCCGACTTTGCCGCGCACCAAAGCACGCACCGAAGCGCTCGCCGCGTAGCCTTCAATATCCTCCTCGATACGAGCCTTCCGACGCAATCCTGCCGTATCGACAAACCGATACGACCGATCCTCAATGGTCACGACCGTATCGATTGCATCGCGTGTCGTTCCGGCAACGTCGTCAACCAGAGATCGTTGAAAACCAGCCAGATAATTCAGCAGGGACGACTTCCCTACGTTCGGACGACCGATCAGAGCGACCTGAGGCAAGCGAGCTTCCGGAGAATCATCGTCTTCAGGATCTCCACCAAAACCCGCTTCGGTGTAGCACTCCTCGATCGCCTCCCAGAGCTCATGGATCCCGCGACCGTGCTCGGCAGACATTCCGATCAACCGGTCCATCCCGAGCTCGGCAAAATCCCAGACCCGAGCGCTATGGCCGCCACCATCGACTTTATTCACACCGAGGACGACCGTCACCCCGAGTTCCCGAATCTTGCCTGCGACTTCCCTATCGGCCGGCGCAACCCCCGCCGCACCATCCACGAGATAGATGATCAAATCGGCTTCCCGTAAAACCTCAAGACTGCGAGCTTCAACGCGCTTGCCCAGCGACCCGTCCACCCCGCCCTGCTCGATCCCGCCGGTATCCACCATCTCGAAGTCGAGACCTTCTCTCTCGAAAAAGGCTCGATTCTCATCGCGAGTTACGCCAGCCGTTTCGTGAACGATCGCATGACGACGTCCCAACAAACGATTAAAGAGCGTGGATTTCCCCGCATTCGGACGGCCGGCGATCGCCACAACAAAAGGTCGCGTATTCACAGGCCCAGCTCCGACAGGCTTCGGGGGCGGGCAAACCACCCGGCATCGACTTTCACATGAAGCCCCAGATACGCGCGCACGCCGAGGAATTGCTCCAATTCCTTACGTGCCCGCTGGCCCACTCGCTTGATGCGCGATCCTTTGTCCCCCAAAACGATCGCGCGCTGGGTCGTCCTGGCGACAATAATCTGCGCTTCAATCACGACGAGGTTTTTTCCCGGCCTTTCCTCGAACGAGTCGATCCGAACGGCCGTCTGGTAGGGCACTTCCTGATGCGTTTCCAGCAGCAATTGTTCGCGCACCATTTCGGCGACGAAAAACTTCTCGGGAAGATCCGTCTGAAAGTCGCCCGGAAACAGCGGAGGTGATTCCGGCAAAACTCCCTCAATTGTATTCAGCAGGTCTTCCAGGTTTTCGCCCGTCAAAGCCGAGACCGGAACCACGTGCCTGTCAGGAACGAGCGTACCAAGCTCCTCGAGCAAGGGGAGGAGCTGGGAGCGCTTGATTTGATCCATCTTGTTGAGCGCGACGACCACCGGACGCTTGTCGCTCGAGAGACGAGGAAGCGCCTTGCGGTCCTCCTCCCGAAGACCTGCAGCTGCGTCGATCACCCATAAAACTACATCCGCATCCGAGAGGCTCTGGTTCGCAACCTTGATCATCCGCTCGCCCAGAAGGTTCTGTGCGTTGTGCATTCCGGGCGTGTCGACAAAGATGAACTGGGTCAAACCTCGACTCTCGACACCGAGGATCCGATGTCGGGTCGTCTGCGGCTTGGGCGTAACGATCGCCAGCTTGCGGCCGAGAACGCGGTTCAGAAGCGTTGATTTACCGGCATTCGTTCGGCCGACCAGAGCGACAAAGCCTGACCTCGGCGTACTCTCGCTCATTTTTCTTCTCCAATACTCTGTCGGGCCAATTCGGAAAGAGCTTCGCGGGCGGCCGCCTGTTCGGCAGCCTTCTTGCTCGACCCCAGGCCTCGTCCGAGAGTCTTCCCCTCGATCGTCACCATAACTTCAAATTCCTTGGAGTGGTCGGGACCGAGGGCACGCAACAACTCGTAGCTCGGCGTCTGCTGAAAAACCCGCTGGGTCAATTCCTGCAAATGTGTTTTCGCCTCGGCTCCACCGTCTCCGAGAGGTGCTCGAATCGCTTCGGCGAATGCCGTCTCGAGAATCTTGAAAGCCGCCGCGAAACCGCCATCGCGATAGACCGCTCCGACCAGGGCCTCGTAGGCGTCCGAAAGGATCGAGTTCTTCTCTCGACCGCCTGTCTTTTCCTCACCGCGGCCGAGAGTCAGATGACTCCCGAGATCGATGGCTCGGGCCTGGTCCGCCAGAGATCGTGCATTCACTAGCCCTGCGCGACGACGTGAAAGGCGACCTTCATCCGCTGACCCCCAAGTCCGTTGCAAGAGATCGCCCACAACGAGGCCGACCACCGCGTCACCGAGAAATTCCAAACGCTCGTTATCCGGCTCTGCGCCGCCCGTCGTCGAGCTATGCACGAGCGCCTCTGTCAACCAACGTCGATCGCCAAAGGCGTACCCGATCGCTGACTCCAGCTCCTCCATCCTGGCCTGACCATCGCTCACGAGGAGGCGATCCAACCGCCGCCAAGAACTCGCGTCCCGTGGTACCAGACCGCGGCCTGCCCGGGTGTAATCCCGCGCACCGGTTGATCCAGCTCGACACGAACGCCTGCCGAATCGGGGATGAGGCGGCACGGTTCGGGATCATGGCGATGACGCAATCGCACCACCGCCTCGCCCGAGTAGGCGGAGCCCGTCCAGCGGACTCCGTCCACCAGCAACTCTTCGCGCAAAAGTGCGGGTCCAGTGCCCAGACGGACCTCGCCGTTTTCCGCATCAATGCTGGTTACGTATTGCTTCTCTGCAGCTCCACCGGGCAGTCCCTTGCGTTGACCGATCGTAAAGCGGTGGACGCCCTCATGCGTGCCGACCTTCTCGCCCGCTTCGTTCACAATCGCACCGGGTCGGAGTTGTTCGCGAGCGGCTCTCTCTTCCACGACTTCCGCATAAGAACGACCAGAGACAAAACAGATATCCTGGCTTTCAGGCTTGTTCGCTACGGGTAGACCCAGCCCTTCGGCCAGTCGTCGCACATCGTCCTTCGCCAAGGCACCGACGGGAAAGAGCGTCCGATCGAGCTCCTCACCCTGAAGCGTGAACAGAAAATAGCTCTGGTCCTTCGACGGATCCTCGCCGGCATGAAGCTCCAGCCCGTCGGCTCCCCTCAGAATCCGGCAATAATGGCCCGTCGCCACCGCCTCGGCACCAGCGGTGCGGGCATAATCCCAAAACGCATCAAACTTCACATCGCGATTACAGAGGGTGCAGGGATTCGGTGTCCGGCCTGCAAGGTAAGTGTCGACGAAAGGCGTCATCACCTTGGCGTCGAAAACATCGCGCAGGTCGACAATATAATGCGGAACATCGAGTAACGCCGCCACACGCCTGGCATCATCGAAGTCGTCAAGCGAGCAACAACCCGAATGACCCGAGGCGCGGGCGCCGGAAGTCCCCAAACGCATGGACACACCCACGACCGAGAAACCTGCCGCCGTCAGCAACGCTGTCGCCACCGAGCTATCGACCCCACCAGACATCGCGGAAACAAGGCGCGTACCGGGTTCATAGCGGTCCAAAAGGTCGGCTTTCCACCGTGAGTTGCCCAGAATTCGATCGATAATTTCTGCAGTTTCAGTAGGCGTCATGCGCATCCCCCCCGACTACGGGCATCAGCCACCACCTGTCGAATGGCAGCCCCAGCTCGGTCAATCGCGTCGGAGTCGAGATCGCTCCCAAACGAGAAGCGCAGAACGCTTCGTGCGGCATCATCATCATGTCCCAAAGCTCTTAGCACATGAGATGGCTCCGGCGCTCCCGCCGCGCATGCGGAGCCATTCGAGGCTGCAACGCCCACAGCATCGAGCGCGACCAGCAGCGCATCCCCCCGCAAACCGGTGAATCCTACCGACAAGGTGCCGGGCAAGGAAGGCTCATGGTCATAACGAACCATAGGGCGACAATTCTCCTGCAAGACTGTCCAGAGGCGCTCTCGCAAAAGCCGAATCCGGGAAACTCGTTCCAGACGATCCTCTCGCGCCAACTTCGCGGCGACTCCAAACCCGATGATGCCGAGCAGGTTCTCTGTCCCGGCGCGGCGCTCGCGCTCTTGCGAGCCTCCGTGTACGCGTGGCATCAGGGTGAGGTCACGCCGGACAAAAAGCGCTCCGATTCCGGGGGGTGCGCCCAGCTTATGACCCGAAAGCGTCAGCAGGTCGACCTGCAAGGAACCGACATCGATCTCTTCATAACCGACGACCTGTACCGCATCACTGTGCAAGAGCGGGCGCTCGTCGGGAGGCAAAGAGGCGAGCGCCGCGCCCACCGCAGCCAACGGCTGCAGGATACCCGTCTCCCCGTTGCCCCAACCCAAACTGACCAGACGTGCTCCGCTCGCCATGCTCACGACCGCCTCCGGAGTGACTCGACCGTGCGCATCCATCGGCAACCAGCCGGGAATACAACCAAGGCCCTCGGCCGCACTCACCGCGCCAAGAACCGAGGCATGCTCGATCGCCGTGCTGAATATGGCATCACCGGGCTGTGTCACGCCGAGGATGGCCAGGCCGTTGGCCTCGCTACCCGAACTCGTGAAGACGATTTCGCCGGGCGCGGCCCGGACCAGGCGGGCGACCTCATCGCGCGCCTCCTCCATAGCATCTCGAGCTCGGCGCCCGGCTGCATGAAGACTCGAGGGATTGGCGACGGGCTGTTGGAGCCAGTCGGTGATTGCCGCTGCAACCTCGGCTCGGATCCGCCCGCCTGCATTATGATCGAGGTACATATTCAGCGTTCGCGGTCAGGTTCGGAAGAATCGCTCGGCTCGGTATCGGCTCCGGTCTCACTCTCCAGATTCGCAACTCGCTCCCGCAACTCCGTCAACGCGCGCACCACAGGATCGGGAAGCGCCGCGTGGTCGAGACTAAGCATCGGCTCGCCCGCATCCGAATGCTCCCCGGATTCAGTCACCACACGTCCGGGCACGCCAACCACCGTCGAATGTGCTGGAACGGAGGCCACAACGACACTACCGGCACCCACACGACTGTGGCGCCCGATTGTTACCGGGCCAAGGACCGCCGCGCCCAGTCCCACGACGACGAAATCTTCGATCGTGGGATGGCGCTTGCCCTTGCCCAGACTGGTTCCGCCCAAACTGACACCTTGGTAGATCAATACATCATCACCGATAATCGCGGTCTCGCCGATGACAACGCCCATGCCGTGATCGATGAAACAACGAGAGCCGATCGTGGCTCCGGGATGGATCTCGACGCCGGTCAGGAACCGGGACACCGCAGCCGCCAGCCGCGCCAGCAGGCGGAAGTTGCGACCCCAAAGAGCATGCGCGGCACGATGCCACCATAAGGCGTGCAATCCCGGATAAAAAAGCAGAACCTCCAACACCGTTCGTGCGGCCGGATCCCGCTCGAAGGCCACAAAAACGTCTTCCCGCGCTCGCTGGAAGATGTTCATCAGCGACGCGTCTTCCCTTTACCCGGCTTGCTTTTCCGGGGCGGCTTACGTTTTCCGTCCTGATACAATTTGAAGTCAATCGCATCGACCAGGGCCTGCCAACTCGCCTCGATCACATTGTGCGAAACACCCACAGTCGTCCAATGCGCGTGCTCGTCCGAGGATTCGACCAGCACGCGGACCACAGCCTGAGTCCCCTCGCCCTCTTCCAGAACGCGAACTTTATAGTCGACCAGGCGCATCTCTTCGATTGCAGGATAGAAACCGACGAGCGCCTTTCGCAGAGCGCCGTCCAGAGCGTTCACAGGTCCATTGCCGACGGCTGCGGTGTGCTCGATCGTGCCATCCGGTGCCTTGATCATGATCGTCGCCTCCGAGACCGGCGCGTCCTCCTCGTTGCGCTTCTCATCAATGACGCGGAACCCGAGGAGCTCAAAGTGGCGGAGCTTCGCGCCTTTGATCGCTTTTTGCAGCAAAAGCTCGAATGACGCATCAGCTCCCTCGAACTGGTAGCCGCGATGCTCCAGCGCCTTGAGCTCATGAAGCAGTTCTTTCGCCTTGGGCTCGAGGACTTTCTGGGAAATCCCGAATTCCTTGGCTTTCGACAGCAGGTTCGAGCGGCCTGCCTGATCGGAAACCAGGATTCGCTGATGGTTCCCCACTGCCTCGGGCGGGATATGCTCATAGGTCGCGGCGTTCTTGCGCACGGCCGAGACATGCAATCCGCCCTTATGGGCGAAAGCGCTCTGCCCCACATAGGCCTGCTGCTTGGCAGGCTCACGGTTGGCCATCTCGTCGACGAAATGAGACAAATCCGTCAGTGCGGTCATCTGCTTTTTACGCACCAGCGAATAGCCGAGCTTGAGCTGCAGGTTCGGGATCACGGAAATCAGATTCGCATTCCCGCAGCGCTCTCCGATCCCATTGATCGTACCCTGCACTTGCAGGCAACCCGCCTCGACGGCCGTAATCGAATTGGCCACCGCCATCTCGCCGTCGTTATGACAGTGGATGCCGAGCGGGATTCCGATGGATGATGCCGCAGCTTCCACACCCTTCTGAATGTCAACGGGCATACTGCCGCCGTTGGTGTCACAGAGGCAGACAAGTGAGGCGCCGCCCGCGGCCGCCGCCTGCAGGCATGCGAGAGAGTATTCGGGATTCGCCTTCCATCCGTCGAAGAAATGTTCGGCGTCGAGAATGACCTCGTCGAAACTCTTGTTCAGATACGCGACCGAGTCCTGAATGATTTCCAGATTGGCGGCCTGTGAAATCCGCAAGGCGTCGCGCACATGCAAGTCCCAAGTCTTCCCGACAATCACCGCGACCGGAGCCCCTGTCCGTTTCAGAAGTTCTAGATTTTCGTCCTTGGCCGCCGTCACGTTGGCCCGCCGGGTGGATCCGAAGGCGGTGATCTTCGCATTCTTCAAACCAAGCGCCAATGCAGGTTTGAAGAAAGCCGCATCCCTGGGGTTCGACCCCGGGTAACCACCCTCGATATAATCGACACCAAAATCGTCCAGGCGTTCGGTAATCGCGAGCTTGGCCTCGACAGTCAAAGCAACTTCTTCACCCTGGCAACCGTCCCTCAGGGTCGTATCGTATACTTGAATCCTCTTCATGAAGGACTTTCTTTCTCGACCAATTCGGCATGCAGTGCCCGGACCGCGAGTTCGGCATATTTTTCATCAATGACCAACGAAACCTTGATCTCGGAGGTCGAGATCATCTGGATATTGATACCTTCCCGAGAAAGCGTTTCGAAAATCCTTGCGGCCACGCCGGCATGACTTCGCATGCCCAGACCAACGACCGATACCTTGACGATATCGGATTCTCCCCGCACGTCCCCCGCGCCAATATCCTCACCGATTTTCGAGACCAACGCGAGGGCTTCCGAGAGCTCGGCGCGCGGCAAGGTAAATGTCACGTCCGTGTGTCCCTCGGCGCCACCATTCTGGATAATCATGTCCACAATGATACCGCTCGCCGCTATCGGCGAGAAGATTTTCTCCGCTAATCCGGGTCGATCCGGAACTGAGGCGAGACTGATTTTTGCCTGATCCCGATCGAGGGCCACTCCAGACACGAGAACATCTTCCATGCGAGCCTCCTCCGGTACGACAAAGGTACCGGGCTCTTCATTGAAACTGGATCGGACATGCACACGCACGTCGTAACGTTTGGCAAACTCCACAGACCGTATTTGCAGAACTTTCGCGCCGAGACTCGCGAGTTCAAGCATTTCTTCCTGACTGATTCGGTCCAACTTGCGAGCGTGAGGTACAATCCGTGGGTCGGTCGTATAAACGCCATCGACGTCTGTGAAGATCTCGCAGACATCTGCGCCGATCGCTGCCGCGATTGCTACCGCACTCGTGTCCGAACCCCCACGCCCCAATGTCGTAATATTACCCGCAGCATCACAGCCCTGAAACCCGGCAACCACAACAACCTGCCCCTGCGCCAGGGCCTGCAGAAGATTTTCAGCGTCGATCGAACGAATCCGAGCCCGCCCGTGGGCATCGTCTGTCTCGACCCGAATCTGGTGGCCAAGGAACGAGCGCGCGGGCACGCCTTCCGCCTCGACCGCGATCGACAGCAGTGCCGACGAGACCTGTTCTCCGCTGGCGACGACAACATCCGACTCACGACGGGAAGGATTACCCGAGAGCTCCGCAACCAGACCCAGCAGTCGGTTGGTCTCGCCCGACATCGCCGACACGACGACAACGACCCTGTCGCCTGCCCGCGCGCGGCTGGCAACGCGCCGAGCGACAGCCTGAATCCGCTCGACGGATCCGACCGAGGTTCCGCCGAACTTTTGGACTACGAGTTGGCCGCTCACGAGGCCCTCCTGCTGGCAAAATCTCCGAGTACCTGCTCCGCTCGAGCACCTGTGGCGCGGAACTCCAGGACCCGCATATCGTCCGAATCACCATAGGCCATTGAAACCTCGAGAGATTCCGGAGGGCGCTCGGCTGCCAGTCGTTCAAACCATTCAACCACCGCGATGCCGTCTCCATCGAGGATTTCCGCCAACCAATCGGCGTCGGGAAGCATTTCCTCGTGGCGATAGAGATCGAGGTGGGTCACGTTGGGGCGGCCCTCATACTCGGCTGCTGTGAGAAAAGTCGGACTGTGGACCACGCCCTCCGCGACGCCGCAACCACGAGCGATTCCCCGAACAAATGCAGTTTTTCCGGCGCCCAGTGGTCCTGTGAGGCCCACAATGGCGCCCGGCTGCAGGATCGATGCGAGAGTTTCCCCCAGCGATTCGGTCTCCTGCTCGGATCGAGTGACCAGTCTCACGACGGAAAACCTTAGCAATTCCCGTCGATCCGTGCACCGAAAAGGTCCCGATCAGCCTCGAGTCTATTTCAACGAACGTGGGGCCGCCGCCGTCCCCAAAAGCTCCGCCCGTGCCCGCGGCAGGCTATCTGCCAGATCCGTGGCCAACAGACCGGCGTCGCCGAGCCAATCTCCGAGCCGATCGCCTGCAAGCCCGTGCAAAAAGACGGCACTTCGGGCCGCTGACAGGGCGTCCAGCCCCTGCGCCATCAGGGCGCCAATCAACCCCGCGAGAACATCCCCGGTTCCGCCCGAGGCCAGCAACGGACCTCCTGTCGTATTGAGATAAAGCGCCCCGCCCGGGTCAGCCACCAAGGAGCCCGCTCCCTTCAAAACGACCACGGCCCCTGAACGCGCCGCCAACCATCCAGCATACGCTTCTCGATCTGCTTGAATCTCGGCCACCGAAACTCCGCAGAGCCTCGCCATTTCGCCCGGATGCGGCGTGAGGACCACCTCCCGGTCCTCCGCAAACCGCGTTCGATCCATGACCCCCATGAAGTTCAGCGCATCGGCGTCAACGACCAGCGGACGACGAGCATGATGCAAGAGCCAGCGACAAATCTGTCGTTCGTCCGGCGCGGTCCCCATCCCGGGGCCGCATACAACTGCCGCCACTCGAGACAGCCGATCGCGCCACTGGAGATCGGAAAACGAATCGCGAGCAAATGGCATCGCCTCCGGTAGCGCCGATACCGCTGCCGGGACAAAGCCTGAAGGCATTGCCAGGCTGACCAACCCAGCACCGCCCCGCAGGGCACCTCGTGCGCAGAGAATTCCAGCCCCCGGGTATGTGGCACTGCTGCCGACTACCAGTACGTGCCCCGCCCGACCCTTATGCTCGTCGAGCGAACGACGGGGCAGCAACTCCCGAACTTCATCGGGATCATTCCAGCGCAATTCCGCGCCATGGGCGGTCCACGCCGCATCGCTCAATCCGATCTCGAGCAATTCCAATCGGCCTGTATATGGTTCTGCGGCACGACCGACCAAGCCACGCTTCACGGCCCCCAGACAGAGAGTATGGCCGGCATGGACCGCCACGCCCCAAACAGCACCGCTGTCGGCGTCCAGCCCCGAGGGAAGGTCCACCGCCACAACCGCCAGCGTTCGATCGTCTTCCCGAGAAACCATATTCAGCCGGTCGATCGCCGCAGCCATCACGCCCTCCACCGGGCGCTTCACGCCCGTACCGAGAAGACCGTCCACAACCAATGAAGCTCTTGCGAGCGCAGGGTCAAAGGATTCGGCAAGGTCGGAATCCACCCGGATGGAAGCGATCGACCCACCGCCCTCAAGCCAGGCCTCTCGTTTGATCGCCGCGGCTCCGGCATATCGCGATGGCGACGCGAAAGAGAGTACTTCGACCTCGACACCGGCGTCCCGCAGGCTGCGTGCGATAACGAATCCATCACCACCATTATTCCCGGGCCCGCAGAGCACGAGAACCGTGGCGCCCTCCACGGCGCGACCTGCAACGAGCCGCGCCGCTACGGCCTGGCCCGCCGTTTCCATCAGATCCTCTTCCGAGACGGGGCTCGCATCGGAAGAACCGTCCATTGTCTTCGCCTCGAGGGCGCGCATCTCCGTTGTCGTGACCAGCCGCACGTAGAACCTTTACCGGGATGCGATGCGCCGGGAAAGCGCCAAGACCAGAGGTTCAGCCCGCGTCAGGCTCCGAATCTCGCACAGCGGAGGCAATCGATTCGGCATGCGCCTGCACCTCTTGCTCATTTTGGCCCTCCACCATCACGCGGATCAGCGGTTCAGTACCTGAGGCGCGAACCAACACTCGACCTTGATCGCCCAACGTACTTTCGACATCAGCGATCGCGGACGCCACCAACGGCAGCACCGTAACATCGCGACGTTCCTGCACGCGGATGTTCAGCAACACCTGAGGATAGTGTTCCATCGCACCGGCAAGTTCGGAAAGCGGCTGGCGAGACTCAACCATCACCGCGAGGATTCCCAACGCGCTGACCAATCCATCACCGGTACTATTATGTTCGAGAAAGATAATATGCCCCGACTGCTCGCCACCGAGGTTGTAGTCCCCACGGACCATCTCCTCGACAACGTAGCGATCACCGACCGGAGTTCGCAGAAGCTGCAGTCCTTCTTCCCGGAGAAACACTTCCAATCCGAGATTTGACATCACCGTCGACACGACTGCGTCATTTTTGAGCCGACCTGCATTTTTCCAGGAACGCGCCGCGATCGCCAGAATCTGGTCGCCATCGACCAGTTCGCCTTTTTCATCGACCAGAAGACAACGGTCGGCATCGCCGTCGAGAGCGATACCGAGATCTGCACCTTCCGCGACAACTCGCGCCATCAAATTCTCGGGGTGCAGGGCTCCGCAGTCCGCATTGATATTCTCGCCGTTGGGTTCGCAACCAATGGAGATCACCGTCGCGCCAAGCTCCTCGAGCGCCTCTGGTGCAACCCGATAACCAGCTCCATTGGCCGCATCGACGACGATCCGCATACCATCCAGGGTTCGTTGTCGGGGGAATGAGTTCTTCGCAAAGACATTATAGCGACCAAGCGCATCTTCAAGACGAAAGGCCTTGCCAATCGCCTCGGCCGTCGGGCGGAGGTGATCGATCGTATCCTCGAACACCAGTCCCTGAATCTCGTCTTCAACGTCGTCGGGCAGTTTAAACCCGTCCTGTGCAAAGAACTTGATTCCATTATCCTGAAACGGGTTGTGCGAAGCCGAGATCACAACGCCGGCATCCGCCCGCATGCTGCGGGTGAGAAAGGCAATTCCGGGGGTGGGCAGTGGACCCACCAAAACAACATCCACCCCCATCGAACAGACGCCGGCGGCCAGAGCCTGCTCGAGCATATAGCCCGAGAGTCGGGTGTCCTTGCCAATCAGCACTTTGTGGCGGCGAGCACTGCGTCGAAACACGTGAGCAATCGCCCGACCCAACCGAAGGGCGACCTCACAGGTCATCGGGTGGGTGTTCGCCACTCCGCGCACACCATCGGTTCCAAATAATCGTTTGGGGGAATCGTTACTCATTCCGTTGACTCCGTAAGCATTTTTTCTGATTCGGGCCGGGGCCCCCTCAGAGTATCGGCTGTTTCTTCCTCAAGCCGTAGCGTTACTTGCGCGGGCTCAATTCGTACCACATCAAAGCCGGGAGGCAGAGCCACTACCGGGGTCAGCAAAGCAGGTCCCGGCATCGGCAGGTCCGTCGCATCGACCGTGATCGCACTGGGGTTCAACTCCAGGGACTCAATCTCGGCCGCCGGCCCACGCACCTCGATCGCGACGTTATCAGGATCGACCAACCATGGTGCCCGCGCATTCCTTATAGCGATCGGCACATCCGGAAACGACCGTTGAGCCAACTGACGGTCGATCACGAGCTGCACGACAACATCGCGGCTCCGCAATTCCACCAAACCCGGCGGATTCTGCAACCGACCCATTAATTCATTAACGCC
The genomic region above belongs to Candidatus Binatia bacterium and contains:
- a CDS encoding aspartate kinase; translated protein: MSGQLVVQKFGGTSVGSVERIQAVARRVASRARAGDRVVVVVSAMSGETNRLLGLVAELSGNPSRRESDVVVASGEQVSSALLSIAVEAEGVPARSFLGHQIRVETDDAHGRARIRSIDAENLLQALAQGQVVVVAGFQGCDAAGNITTLGRGGSDTSAVAIAAAIGADVCEIFTDVDGVYTTDPRIVPHARKLDRISQEEMLELASLGAKVLQIRSVEFAKRYDVRVHVRSSFNEEPGTFVVPEEARMEDVLVSGVALDRDQAKISLASVPDRPGLAEKIFSPIAASGIIVDMIIQNGGAEGHTDVTFTLPRAELSEALALVSKIGEDIGAGDVRGESDIVKVSVVGLGMRSHAGVAARIFETLSREGINIQMISTSEIKVSLVIDEKYAELAVRALHAELVEKESPS
- the tsaE gene encoding tRNA (adenosine(37)-N6)-threonylcarbamoyltransferase complex ATPase subunit type 1 TsaE, which translates into the protein MRLVTRSEQETESLGETLASILQPGAIVGLTGPLGAGKTAFVRGIARGCGVAEGVVHSPTFLTAAEYEGRPNVTHLDLYRHEEMLPDADWLAEILDGDGIAVVEWFERLAAERPPESLEVSMAYGDSDDMRVLEFRATGARAEQVLGDFASRRAS
- a CDS encoding NAD(P)H-hydrate dehydratase, with the protein product MDGSSDASPVSEEDLMETAGQAVAARLVAGRAVEGATVLVLCGPGNNGGDGFVIARSLRDAGVEVEVLSFASPSRYAGAAAIKREAWLEGGGSIASIRVDSDLAESFDPALARASLVVDGLLGTGVKRPVEGVMAAAIDRLNMVSREDDRTLAVVAVDLPSGLDADSGAVWGVAVHAGHTLCLGAVKRGLVGRAAEPYTGRLELLEIGLSDAAWTAHGAELRWNDPDEVRELLPRRSLDEHKGRAGHVLVVGSSATYPGAGILCARGALRGGAGLVSLAMPSGFVPAAVSALPEAMPFARDSFSDLQWRDRLSRVAAVVCGPGMGTAPDERQICRWLLHHARRPLVVDADALNFMGVMDRTRFAEDREVVLTPHPGEMARLCGVSVAEIQADREAYAGWLAARSGAVVVLKGAGSLVADPGGALYLNTTGGPLLASGGTGDVLAGLIGALMAQGLDALSAARSAVFLHGLAGDRLGDWLGDAGLLATDLADSLPRARAELLGTAAAPRSLK
- the glmM gene encoding phosphoglucosamine mutase, which gives rise to MSNDSPKRLFGTDGVRGVANTHPMTCEVALRLGRAIAHVFRRSARRHKVLIGKDTRLSGYMLEQALAAGVCSMGVDVVLVGPLPTPGIAFLTRSMRADAGVVISASHNPFQDNGIKFFAQDGFKLPDDVEDEIQGLVFEDTIDHLRPTAEAIGKAFRLEDALGRYNVFAKNSFPRQRTLDGMRIVVDAANGAGYRVAPEALEELGATVISIGCEPNGENINADCGALHPENLMARVVAEGADLGIALDGDADRCLLVDEKGELVDGDQILAIAARSWKNAGRLKNDAVVSTVMSNLGLEVFLREEGLQLLRTPVGDRYVVEEMVRGDYNLGGEQSGHIIFLEHNSTGDGLVSALGILAVMVESRQPLSELAGAMEHYPQVLLNIRVQERRDVTVLPLVASAIADVESTLGDQGRVLVRASGTEPLIRVMVEGQNEQEVQAHAESIASAVRDSEPDAG